In the genome of Patescibacteria group bacterium, the window AAATTCGGCGATATTTGGTGAAAAGATTTAGGCTTGAAAGAGTCGGAGTCATTATCACGGACAGCAAGACTACGCCACTGCGTTGGGGGACGACTGGCATTGCGCTAGCTTATTCTGGCTTTTGTCCACTCAACAATTATATAGGGAAGCCTGACCTTGATGGCAGGGAAATGATGGCGACCAAGGCGAGCCTAGTCGACGGTTTGGCCGCCGCCGCAGTTCTAGTGATGGGGGAAGGCAGTGAGCAAACACCGATGGCAATGATGGAAAACCTGCCGTTCGTCAAATTTGTTTCGGCCGATCCAAACAAAAAGGAATTAGAGAGCCTAAATATTGAAGCCAAAGACGACCTTTATGGAGAATTATTAAACAGCGTTTCTTGGCAAACGGGTGGCAAGAAGCGCTAATCTTATCCCCAGAAAAGGTGGTTATCCACACTCAGATAATACCCAGATGGGGTATACTGTGGAAAGGCAGGGGTATCACTGCGGACAACTAAAGTTATCCGCAAATTATCAATTAAGTTGTCATTTCGACTCGACGTAGTCGGTGAAGAAATCTTCAAAATGAAACACCAATCATTATTCAATCGTCTCCGTCGTATTGAGGGTCAGATTCGTGGTATCGAAGAAATGACCGCCAACAACAAACCAGAACAAGATATCTTGATTCAATTAGAGGCGGCCAAATCTGCACTTGCCGCGGCCACAGTCAATTTGATCGAGGATATCGTCAAAGTCGATGGCGAAAGCGTCACCATCCCGGCCGACCAGGCCAGGGCTATTCTCAAAATCGTCAAAAAAAGTTAATCTTTACTTATGATTATTTTGAAAAATGAGAATTTAGTTCTTGAAATAAACCCGCTTGGTGGTGGCATCGCAAGATTTTATCGAGAAATTGATGGCGAGGTTACCGAATATATTTATGGTTATCAACGCGAAGAGGACAAAGCAGGATCGATGGGGGACGTTCTTTTCCCTTTCCCTGGTCGAGTTAAAAACTGTAGTTATTCGTTTGGCGGCCAGAACTATGTCTTATCTGGGCTCAGAATCAAGGACGGTCATGCCAATCACGGATTTGCCAAACAATCTGAATGGAAGGTTGCCAGCTCTACTGAGAATGAAGCGTGTCTAGAGTTTGAAATGAGAGCTGAGGAATACAAAGACAGGGGATTCCCTTTCTCTTTGCAATTAGGTCTAACTTACACTTTGAACTCGGACGGATTTGT includes:
- a CDS encoding metal-sensing transcriptional repressor, with product MKHQSLFNRLRRIEGQIRGIEEMTANNKPEQDILIQLEAAKSALAAATVNLIEDIVKVDGESVTIPADQARAILKIVKKS
- a CDS encoding coenzyme F420-0:L-glutamate ligase, which gives rise to MKINPIKTSIVRPGDKLFDIFDQFISTLTEGSILAVTSKIVSICEGSVLSRQHNEKDLLTAREADYYLPTKNAGFGTTLTIKNNILIPNAGIDESNGGGNYILWPKNPQKSANQIRRYLVKRFRLERVGVIITDSKTTPLRWGTTGIALAYSGFCPLNNYIGKPDLDGREMMATKASLVDGLAAAAVLVMGEGSEQTPMAMMENLPFVKFVSADPNKKELESLNIEAKDDLYGELLNSVSWQTGGKKR